In Flexibacter flexilis DSM 6793, one DNA window encodes the following:
- a CDS encoding helix-turn-helix domain-containing protein: MQKVGERIRKLRELRNYTQEYIADKLEISQQQYSNIEKGLFDISLKKLYKISEVLEVSPATILEFDAQVIFNNYAEKSHQNNKPIYYSIDEKIENLYKDKIKLLEEKILWLEKQNKGQ, from the coding sequence ATGCAGAAAGTAGGCGAAAGAATCAGAAAGTTACGCGAACTTCGTAATTATACACAAGAATATATTGCAGATAAATTAGAAATCAGTCAGCAACAGTATTCTAATATAGAAAAGGGATTATTTGACATTTCCTTAAAGAAATTATATAAAATTTCTGAAGTTTTGGAAGTTTCTCCTGCTACTATTTTGGAATTTGACGCACAAGTTATTTTCAATAACTATGCAGAGAAATCTCATCAAAATAATAAACCTATTTACTATTCAATTGATGAAAAAATAGAAAATCTTTATAAAGATAAAATTAAATTGCTTGAAGAAAAGATATTGTGGTTAGAAAAGCAAAATAAGGGACAATAA
- a CDS encoding type IV secretory system conjugative DNA transfer family protein — MVTRSDILAITYRVSQLPDSDAATTLPIGQTIPAEFFEVIQTAFLLHTQSIDKQLSNKNISTTKRYQLLAYRGFNYQEFLTLWDKSIPVENTKLHPIFEVLMLATQAQRKAFISSYQPDEISYIQALIQLHSPIIPLFFYPLPARLLVGNLMKHTYISGQSGSGKSEIMKLIWYGLQTKSSGKENGKYSLVFIDPHGDISRELLALHLNLEEKERLIFFDPFLSNDKFPVLNPLETNNKSLSFVDTLAQSISSALQELWPSAEMTLQMQTLLIPCIATLLLDENRSLKDLQNFMQNDPALLALGKQSPFPAHRQFFETAFLNKSYEHTKAGIYTRIQSLLNNAGFYRATTGRSTVHLEKAINEGKIIIVRFTKDKGEEASRAFNKLLIARLQSIVLSRSDQVKEQRKSCFLFIDEFQNYLSPSIGLILEESRKFGLHLVIANQNLGQISDTRLLRTILSNTFTKIVGANGFKDLKDFSAEIGVKVTQLQQLPPYKFYCKSGTNPAFVFDPAAFLVGHQPPFFLDKKQTTQLKEYLVHQSGQYQKQEEVERSKAAAPNTPPKKKLEPKYKF, encoded by the coding sequence ATGGTTACTCGGTCGGATATTTTGGCGATTACCTATCGAGTATCGCAGCTTCCTGATAGCGATGCTGCCACTACTTTGCCCATTGGGCAAACCATTCCTGCGGAGTTTTTTGAAGTTATCCAAACTGCTTTTCTGTTGCATACCCAAAGCATTGATAAACAGTTATCTAATAAGAATATCAGCACCACAAAACGCTATCAGCTGCTTGCATACAGGGGTTTTAATTATCAAGAATTTTTGACATTATGGGATAAATCTATTCCTGTGGAAAACACCAAACTTCACCCTATTTTTGAGGTTTTGATGTTGGCTACACAAGCCCAACGAAAAGCGTTTATCTCTTCTTATCAACCTGATGAAATTTCCTACATTCAAGCACTTATTCAGCTCCATTCGCCGATTATTCCCCTCTTTTTTTATCCTTTGCCTGCTCGTTTGTTAGTAGGCAATTTAATGAAACATACCTATATTTCTGGACAAAGTGGTTCGGGTAAATCCGAAATAATGAAGCTGATTTGGTACGGATTACAAACAAAAAGCAGCGGAAAAGAAAACGGAAAATATAGTTTGGTTTTTATTGACCCACACGGTGATATTTCTCGTGAATTATTGGCACTACATTTGAATTTAGAAGAAAAAGAAAGGCTTATTTTTTTTGACCCTTTTTTGAGTAATGATAAATTTCCTGTATTAAATCCCTTAGAAACCAATAATAAAAGTCTTTCTTTTGTCGATACTTTGGCGCAAAGTATTAGTAGTGCTTTACAGGAACTTTGGCCTTCTGCCGAAATGACTTTGCAAATGCAAACGCTTTTAATTCCTTGCATTGCAACTCTTTTATTAGACGAAAATAGAAGCCTGAAAGACCTACAAAATTTCATGCAAAATGACCCTGCTTTGTTGGCCTTAGGCAAACAAAGTCCCTTTCCCGCGCATCGCCAATTCTTTGAAACGGCCTTTTTGAACAAAAGTTATGAGCATACCAAAGCAGGGATTTATACCAGAATCCAATCTTTGCTCAATAACGCGGGATTTTATCGCGCTACCACAGGCCGCAGTACGGTTCATCTGGAAAAAGCCATCAATGAAGGGAAAATAATCATTGTGCGTTTTACCAAAGACAAGGGCGAGGAGGCCAGTCGTGCTTTCAATAAACTGCTGATTGCCAGACTTCAAAGCATTGTGCTGAGTAGATCCGACCAAGTCAAAGAACAGAGAAAATCGTGTTTTCTATTCATTGATGAGTTCCAAAATTACCTGAGTCCGAGTATTGGGCTGATTTTGGAAGAAAGCAGAAAGTTTGGGTTGCATTTAGTGATTGCCAACCAAAATTTAGGACAAATCAGTGATACCAGACTTTTGCGCACCATTTTATCCAACACGTTTACCAAGATAGTGGGGGCAAACGGATTTAAGGATTTAAAGGATTTTTCTGCTGAAATTGGGGTGAAAGTAACGCAGTTACAGCAATTGCCGCCATACAAATTTTATTGTAAGTCAGGTACTAACCCCGCTTTTGTGTTTGACCCTGCGGCCTTTTTGGTCGGTCATCAACCACCGTTCTTTTTGGACAAAAAACAGACGACTCAACTCAAAGAATACTTGGTTCATCAATCGGGGCAATACCAAAAACAAGAAGAAGTGGAGCGTTCCAAGGCAGCTGCGCCAAACACGCCTCCCAAGAAAAAATTAGAACCTAAATACAAATTTTAG